A stretch of the Neofelis nebulosa isolate mNeoNeb1 chromosome 1, mNeoNeb1.pri, whole genome shotgun sequence genome encodes the following:
- the GPX8 gene encoding probable glutathione peroxidase 8 isoform X2, with amino-acid sequence MEPLTAYPLRCSGPKAKVALVVNVASDCQLTDRNYLALQELHKEFGPFHFSVLAFPCNQFGESEPRPSKEVVSFARNNYGVTFPIFHKIKILGSEAEPAFRFLVDSSKKEPRWNFWKYLVNPEGQVVKTWRPEEPIEIIRPEIAALIRQMIIKKKEDL; translated from the exons ATGGAGCCTCTTACAGCTTACCCTTTAAGATGTTCGGGGCCGAAAGCAAAG GTTGCACTAGTTGTAAACGTGGCTAGTGACTGCCAACTCACAGACAGAAATTACTTAGCACTGCAGGAACTGCACAAAGAGTTTGGACCATTCCACTTCAGCGTCTTGGCTTTTCCGTGCAATCAGTTTGGAGAATCGGAGCCCCGCCCCAGCAAGGAAGTTGTATCTTTTGCAAGAAATAACTACGGCGTGACATTCCCCATCTTCCACAAGATTAAGATTCTAGGATCTGAAGCAGAACCTGCATTCAGATTTCTTGTTG ATTCTTCAAAGAAAGAACCAAGGTGGAATTTTTGGAAGTATCTGGTCAACCCTGAGGGTCAAGTTGTGAAAACCTGGAGGCCAGAGGAACCCATTGAAATCATCAGGCCTGAGATAGCAGCTCTGATTAGACAAATgatcataaaaaagaaagaggacctATGA
- the GPX8 gene encoding probable glutathione peroxidase 8 isoform X1 produces MEPLTAYPLRCSGPKAKVFAVLLSMVLCTVMLFLLQLKFLKPKINSFYAFEVKDAKGRTVSLEKFKGKVALVVNVASDCQLTDRNYLALQELHKEFGPFHFSVLAFPCNQFGESEPRPSKEVVSFARNNYGVTFPIFHKIKILGSEAEPAFRFLVDSSKKEPRWNFWKYLVNPEGQVVKTWRPEEPIEIIRPEIAALIRQMIIKKKEDL; encoded by the exons ATGGAGCCTCTTACAGCTTACCCTTTAAGATGTTCGGGGCCGAAAGCAAAGGTATTTGCAGTTTTACTGTCTATGGTTCTATGCACAGTAATGTTATTTCTTCTACAACTAAAATTCCTAAAACCTAAAATCAACAGCTTTTATGCCTTTGAAGTGAAAGATGCAAAAGGAAGAACGGTTTCTCTGGAAAAGTTTAAAGGCAAA GTTGCACTAGTTGTAAACGTGGCTAGTGACTGCCAACTCACAGACAGAAATTACTTAGCACTGCAGGAACTGCACAAAGAGTTTGGACCATTCCACTTCAGCGTCTTGGCTTTTCCGTGCAATCAGTTTGGAGAATCGGAGCCCCGCCCCAGCAAGGAAGTTGTATCTTTTGCAAGAAATAACTACGGCGTGACATTCCCCATCTTCCACAAGATTAAGATTCTAGGATCTGAAGCAGAACCTGCATTCAGATTTCTTGTTG ATTCTTCAAAGAAAGAACCAAGGTGGAATTTTTGGAAGTATCTGGTCAACCCTGAGGGTCAAGTTGTGAAAACCTGGAGGCCAGAGGAACCCATTGAAATCATCAGGCCTGAGATAGCAGCTCTGATTAGACAAATgatcataaaaaagaaagaggacctATGA